A genomic segment from Rubrobacter tropicus encodes:
- a CDS encoding YqaE/Pmp3 family membrane protein, with amino-acid sequence MDVIRLIFSILLPPLGVFLQVGFGLQFWLNILLTILGYVPGVIHAAYIIFTRR; translated from the coding sequence ATGGACGTAATAAGGTTGATCTTCTCGATCCTGCTGCCGCCCCTCGGGGTTTTCTTGCAGGTCGGGTTCGGGCTGCAATTCTGGCTGAACATCCTGCTCACGATACTCGGCTACGTCCCCGGGGTGATACACGCCGCCTACATCATCTTCACGAGGCGTTGA